One genomic segment of Hordeum vulgare subsp. vulgare chromosome 2H, MorexV3_pseudomolecules_assembly, whole genome shotgun sequence includes these proteins:
- the LOC123430484 gene encoding uncharacterized protein LOC123430484 yields MARAWAVGSCPAGDLTAGDAHAGAKRRQGRRWCFICSCASALLCKTQPPCSAFDPRERRKEEKSDMASAGKIKGVQGAVQTVRTKKNNVFKESFRRTNANYSSRKPTYEEMVLEHCADLNKTKDVEPVVINAGGQRGGDDVALDVMNAGSQQGGDDVVVHAGEGAAVINANGDEAGPVMANVRAGTWWCLIL; encoded by the exons ATGGCACGGGCCTGGGCCGTTGGATCTTGTCCAgctggcgatctgacggcgggggACGCACACGCCGGGGCGAAGCGAAGGCAAGGACGCCGTTGGTGCTTTATTTGCAGCTGCGCCTCTGCTCTGCTCTGCAAAACTCAACCGCCCTGCTCTGCTTTTGATCCTCGGGAGCGAAGGAAGGAAGAAAAG TCAGACATGGCTTCAGCGGGGAAAATCAAGGGAGTCCAGGGTGCCGTGCAGACCGTCCGCACCAAAAAGAACAACGTTTTCAAGGAGTCGTTCCGCAGGACTAATGCTAACTACTCAAGCAGGAAACCCACGTACGAGGAGATGGTTCTAGAGCACTGCGCCGACCTCAACAAAACCAAGGATGTGGAGCCGGTGGTCATCAACGCCGGCGGCCAGCGAGGAGGCGACGACGTTGCCCTTGATGTCATGAACGCCGGCAGCCAGCAAGGAGGCGACGATGTGGTCGTCCATGCCGGAGAGGGAGCAGCGGTCATCAACGCCAATGGGGACGAGGCTGGGCCAGTCATGGCCAACGTGAGGGCCGGCACATGGTGGTGCCTGATCCTCTGA